In Geotrypetes seraphini chromosome 4, aGeoSer1.1, whole genome shotgun sequence, a single window of DNA contains:
- the LOC117359408 gene encoding SAP30-binding protein-like, translating into MVGSKNILSSLMVYWDDSEQQSEGEETAIEEKGGLVLTAYGDDEEDSETETGNLKQFSEMETRDSQELVASSKRVRDMSPDEIKIPPEPPGRCSSHLQSKIQKLHERKLKEGMNMNFIIQRKKEFQNPSIYKKLIQLCSIDELGTNYPKDIFDPHRWSEDSYYDALAKAQNVEMEKAKKEQTKKGPTTNTATATTNTSSTSVAYAQKRKSKWDAAIPVTTRAQPNILNTTATLPAVVTVTSKT; encoded by the coding sequence ATGGTGGGCAGTAAGAATATTCTGTCATCACTGATGGTATACTGGGATGATTCAGAACAGCAGTCAGAAGGGGAGGAAACAGCAATAGAAGAAAAAGGAGGGCTGGTATTAACAGCCTATGGAGACGATGAGGAAGATTCAGAGACTGAGACTGGTAATCTGAAGCAATTCTCAGAAATGGAGACAAGGGACTCCCAGGAACTGGTTGCCTCCTCCAAAAGAGTGAGGGATATGTCTCCAGATGAAATAAAAATTCCCCCAGAGCCCCCTGGCCGATGTTCCAGTCATTTGCAGAGTAAAATTCAGAAGCTGCATGAGAGAAAGCTAAAGGAGGGAATGAACATGAACTTCATCATCCAGAGAAAAAAGGAATTCCAAAATCCCAGCATCTACAAGAAACTGATTCAATTGTGTTCAATAGATGAACTTGGCACCAATTACCCTAAGGATATTTTTGACCCTCACAGATGGTCTGAGGACTCGTACTATGATGCATTAGCAAAAGCTCAGAATGTTGAAATGGAGAAGGCTAAAAAGGAACAAACAAAGAAGGGCCCCACAACAAATACTGCCACTGCAACAACTAATACAAGCAGTACATCTGTTGCATACGCTCAGAAAAGGAAGAGCAAGTGGGACGCGGCCATCCCTGTCACCACAAGAGCCCAGCCCAATATCCTCAACACCACAGCAACACTGCCAGCTGTTGTCACAGTAACTAGCAAGACTTGA